In Crassostrea angulata isolate pt1a10 chromosome 6, ASM2561291v2, whole genome shotgun sequence, a genomic segment contains:
- the LOC128187105 gene encoding tRNA-specific adenosine deaminase 2-like, producing MDDIQQNWMVRSFNFAEEALQAGEVPVGCIIVYEDKIIAVGKNEVNETKNATRHAEIVAIDQVLKWSKEQDINSALVFSKSVLYVTVEPCIMCAGALRQVGIPLVIFGCHNERFGGCGSILSIHDASLESLGPSFQCIGGIMKERAVDLLKRFYQGENPNAPEDKRKVKKEEQKV from the coding sequence ATGGACGATATTCAGCAAAACTGGATGGTGAGATCTTTTAACTTTGCAGAAGAAGCTTTACAAGCTGGAGAGGTCCCTGTTGGGTGTATAATTGTGTATGAAGATAAAATCATTGCTGTAGGAAAGAATGAAGtgaatgaaacaaaaaatgcCACCCGTCATGCTGAAATTGTTGCCATTGACCAGGTGTTGAAGTGGAGTAAAGAACAGGATATAAACTCTGCCTTAGTGTTTAGTAAAAGTGTTTTGTATGTCACTGTAGAACCGTGCATCATGTGTGCTGGTGCTCTGAGGCAGGTTGGGATTCCCCTGGTTATATTTGGATGTCATAATGAGCGTTTTGGAGGCTGTGGGTCCATTCTTTCTATTCATGATGCCAGTCTTGAAAGTCTTGGTCCTTCTTTTCAGTGCATAGGGGGTATAATGAAAGAGAGGGCAGTTGACTTACTGAAAAGGTTTTATCAAGGAGAAAACCCAAATGCCCCAGAGGATAAGAGAAAAGTAAAGAAAGAGGAGCAAAAAGTTTAA
- the LOC128187104 gene encoding uncharacterized protein LOC128187104, with protein sequence MFHLSSLRKCFPLKSGLLSKTFATQTGRKKLVILGTGWGGYSLLRNIDKKLFDVVVISPRNYFLFTPMLASTTVGTVEFRSIIEPVRNTTFRQTGDFHLSYATHLDMKNQVLHCESVLQPQLGYTVNFDKLVIAVGARSNTFNVPGVEEHAFFLKDIPDARKIRSRIIRNIELSLHPGLSESERKQLLNFVIVGGGPTGVEFGAELYDWIEQDVARVYHQRKDQVHVTLVESNQILSSFDESLRKYAENKIKQRERFQLVKSSVTQVTSDCVKLSNGEDLPCGLVVWSTGLSPTQFVKSLGVDKNRNGQILTDKNLHVIGDPTNNVYALGDCADIRDNPLPCIAQVAERQGEYLANLFCGKAEKEFTFQSKGMLAYIGRYQGVSDIPKIKMQGISSWFLWRSAYLTKLGSWRLRMQVPMDWTKTILFGRDISRFD encoded by the exons ATGTTCCATTTGTCTAGTCTAAGGAAGTGTTTCCCATTAAAATCAGGATTGCTTTCCAAAACATTTGCCACCCAGACAGGAAGAAAGAAACTAGTAATTCTAGGGACAGGATGGGGAGGATACAGTCTGCTCaggaatattgataaaaaattgttcGATGTGGTGGTAATTAGTCCAAGGAATTATTTTCTGTTTACTCCAATGTTGGCAAGCACAACTGTTGGAACTGTAGAGTTCAG GTCCATCATTGAACCAGTCAGGAACACCACTTTCCGACAGACAGGAGATTTCCATCTGTCGTATGCCACTCACTTGGACATGAAGAATCAGGTTCTCCATTGTGAGAGTGTGCTTCAGCCCCAGCTGGGATACACAGTCAACTTTGACAAACTTGTCATCGCCGTAGGGGCTCGCAGCAATACTTTTAATGTCCCTGGAGTGGAGGAACATGCCTTTTTCCTCAAG GATATACCAGATGCAAGGAAAATCCGAAGTAGGATTATACGTAATATTGAGCTTTCACTTCATCCAGGGTTAAGTGAAAGTGAAAGAAAACAGTTACTGAACTTTGTGATTGTTGGGGGTGGACCCACAGGAGTGGAATTTGGTGCGGAGCTGTACGATTGGATTGAACAG gaTGTTGCCAGAGTTTATCATCAGAGAAAAGACCAAGTTCATGTGACATTAGTGGAATCCAATCAGATTTTATCCTCCTTCGATGAAAGTTTGAGAAAATAtgcagaaaataaaataaaacagagggAGCGTTTTCAGCTTGTCAAGTCATCTGTTACAc AGGTGACATCGGACTGCGTGAAACTGAGCAATGGAGAGGACCTGCCCTGTGGATTAGTGGTGTGGAGCACAGGGCTATCACCCACCCAGTTTGTCAAGTCTCTGGGGGTGGACAAGAACAGAAATGGGCAG ATTCTTACAGATaaaaatctacatgtaattgGAGATCCAACAAATAATGTGTATGCCCTTGGAGATTGTGCAGACATCAGAGATAACCCTCTACCTTGTATAGCACAG GTTGCTGAAAGGCAAGGAGAATATTTAGCCAATCTTTTTTGTGGAAAGGCTGAAAAGGAGTTTACTTTCCAGAGCAAAGGGATGTTGGCTTATATTGGACGCTACCAGGGGGTGTCGGacattccaaaaataaaaatgcagg GAATATCTTCCTGGTTTCTTTGGCGATCGGCTTACCTGACCAAGCTGGGAAGCTGGCGGCTGAGGATGCAGGTCCCCATGGACTGGACCAAGACCATTCTGTTTGGTAGAGACATTTCTAGGTTTGACTGA
- the LOC128187103 gene encoding uncharacterized protein LOC128187103, which produces MNTFVTHPSVRIKGTENNYNPVRCMDHRCQDSSVHMHCPFCVKRDFYHDPVILKAHFRVKHVDKGIDFAGLKILRCCDHCDIVGIIKGEKKFKGAHWHCYKCRNGFNRRDEAIKHYKTHFRNPQTTFQIQIAQEINNPCSYPDDSMEPNELSIHPVLTQAVMSTSLADNGYKSLLNPPSTQVSLTNGKSPDGTVQVSVAANETVDSSENAQTHIMIIHEDTGDNEDGNTYTTQIISSEDVGIEEEKEHAVHQNSNNQIEEMQQKYEKLQEDKHHMEAHLKLLIENLQSEIKDLKEKLHKSKQREQELMEQISVPLDKNIENLMKQLETQHRDLLYQQLLCIKREYKLHTITCPEESTVPLQHTDSGTDKATASNTQLFTVSQTFDNSTDQEEDEADTVAIGAQENDDSIKLAENSVESANVVCINYNSLPIDSAGNFQVTHHLTPQDEECGGGEVGVDGAPPPKRFKPE; this is translated from the exons ATGAATACATTTGTC ACTCATCCAAGTGTAAGAATAAAAGGCACAGAAAACAACTATAATCCTGTCAGATGTATGGACCACAGATGCCAGGATAGTTCAGTTCACATGCACTGCCCTTTTTGTGTGAAGAGAGATTTTTATCATGATCCTGTCATACTCAAAGCTCATTTTCGTGTAAAGCATGTCGATAAAGGAATAGATTTTGCAG GGCTTAAAATTTTGAGATGCTGTGACCACTGTGATATTGTTGGTATCATCAAAggagaaaagaaatttaaaggtGCTCACTGGCACTGCTACAAGTGTAGAAATGGTTTCAATAGAAGGGATGAAGCCATAAAGCACTACAAAACCCATTTTAGAAATCCACAAACCACGTTTCAAATCCAAATAGCTCAG GAAATCAACAATCCATGTTCTTACCCAGATGACTCTATGGAGCCAAATGAACTCTCAATCCATCCTGTCCTCACACAAGCTGTTATGTCCACCAGCCTAGCAGACAATGGCTACAAAT ctCTTCTGAACCCACCATCAACCCAGGTTAGCCTGACAAATGGGAAGTCTCCTGATGGTACTGTACAAGTGTCTGTGGCAGCCAACGAGACTGTAGATTCCTCCGAAAATGCTCAAACTCACATCATGATCATTCATGAGGACACTGGTGATAACGAAGATGGAAATACATACACCACCCAGATCATCTCCAGTGAG GATGTAGGTATTGAGGAAGAGAAAGAACATGCTGTTCATCAGAACTCAAACAACCAGATAGAGGAAATGCAGCAGAAATATGAAAAGTTACAGGAAGACAAACATCATATGGAGGCTCATCTGAAGTTATTGATAGAGAACCTGCAGTCAGAG ataaaagacttgaAAGAAAAGTTGCATAAAAGTAAGCAGCGAGAACAAGAGCTGATGGAACAAATAAGTGTGCCACtagataaaaatatagaaaatcttATGAAGCAGTTAGAAACTCAGCATAGGGATCTGTTATATCAACAGCTGTTATGTATAAAACGGGAATATAAGTTACACACCATTACCTGTCCTGAAGAGTCCACGGTCCCATTACAACACACGGACAGTGGCACTGATAAAGCTACTGCAAGTAACACCCAACTGTTTACTGTCAGCCAGACTTTTGACAACTCTACTGATCAGGAGGAAGATGAGGCAGATACTGTGGCGATTGGTGCTCAAGAAAATGATGACTCAATAAAGTTAGCTGAAAATTCTGTTGAATCTGCCAATGTAGTATGCATCAATTATAATTCCCTTCCTATTGATTCTGCTGGAAACTTTCAGGTTACTCATCATTTAACACCCCAGGATGAGGAATGTGGTGGTGGTGAGGTGGGAGTGGATGGTGCACCCCCTCCCAAACGCTTCAAGCCAGAGTAG